The DNA region CATCATGTTGCTTGCGATGTACTTCAACGGGTACATTATCATCTGTATATTCATTGGCGCGTTTCTGGGGGCGTTTATCTTTTCGTGGGAGCCGTTGGGACTTGCGGAGAATGAGTGAGTTCGTCCCCTTCTAAACCCGTATCCCTTGGGGTTGGTCCCGTCTGGAGGGTAGTGGAGAGGTGCTAATCGCGATGATAGGAATGATGCGACTGCTGTGACGGGTTGTTGTGGATAATGAACTGCGATATTTGTTTGTTTGAGTATTGTGATGTCACGGtctctcatctcatcttATAGTACATACATAGGATGTACGAAGTCCTTGCATAACTTGTAGTCCATATTTAATGTTAATGCAAATACCCTGTCAGTACATAGCACGTGTATTCCCCATAGGTTAGGGCTGTCAGCATCTCCGAGGACACGCATTCCGGTTAACCATTCATATGACTTCATGGCGCGCGGGGTCGACCCCACGTACAGGGGTACtctatgtactccgtactcagTACGAACTCTTACAAGTACTCTGCACGTATACGAAATACGAAGGACAACACGACAGGTCGTTAGATTACACTGCCTCAGCTAACGTTCTAGATAGAAGCTGTTTACAGAGCACCAGCGTCGACAATGGTGGGCTTGACAGCAGAGCGGACAGAGCCGGTGCTGCTGCCAACagcctcaatctccttgACGATCTTGTACGACTCTTCGTCAGCGACCTCACCGAAAACGACGTGCTTGCCGTCCAACCAAGAGGTCACAACGGTGGTGATGAAGAACTGAGAGCCGTTGCTGCAAGCCGTTAGCATCCGCATTTTGAGAAAGGGGATAGGGACAGAAACTTACGTGTTGGGACCAGCGTTGGCCATGGAGAGGATACCAGGCTTGGTGTGCTTGAGCTGGAAGTTCTCGTCGGCGAACTTCTCACCGTAGATAGACTTGCCACCGGTGCCCTATTCATCGTCAGTCAGTCTGATCCATCAAGATCAAGAATGGATTATATAAAGAGAAACTCACGTTGCCGCGGGTAAAGTCACCACCCTGGAGCATGAACTGGGGGATGATACGGTGGAAAGAAGAGCCCTTGTAACCCTGGCCCTGGGGAGCCTGGCAGAGCTCACGGAAGTTGCGGGCGGTCTTGGGGACGACGCTGTCGAAGAGGTTGAAGACGATGCGGCCAGTCTTGGCTATAGGAAAAGACAGTTAGTATGAATTGCAGCGAAGAGAATCGTCGTTTTTAGAGAGAGGGGCACGAAAAATCCCTGTCCCTCAAACCAAACAAGGGAACTTACGGGTGCTAGAGCCCACAGGGGCGTACTGGACGTCGAAGAAAGCCTTGGTATCAGCAGACATAGCGGCGGTGGAGTTGGAGAATTTGCGAAGAGACAAGAAAGAAGGCTGGTTGCAATTGAGGATGGAGGAGAGGGGACGAAGAGACGAGGACGAGCAAGGTGGGGTGATGGTGGTTATTGACCTTAGGCCGCGGGAAAACATTGTTGCGGAGGCGGGTTGGAGGGGCTAATCTAGTCAGTCACGTGATCCACGGTGTCTCGCGGAGTCATGGGCTGTGGTGGAATATGATGGAAGACAGCGTAGTGTGCAAGTGACACCATAGGCAATCGAGCAATTGAACAGCATCCAGGATTACTTACTCTGTACGGGATAATCAATTCACTGGCAGGTGGAACCGAGGAGAAGAGACCAGATATACAAAAAGGCACCAAGGAATAAAAAAGTCGGAAAAGAACACCGGATTATCTAGGAGTAGCCGGAGGGAAAATGAAGCCGCAGTCACGTGGACGGGATTCCGGATGTACTGGAGTCTTAACGGTAAATAGATTATTATTTTCCAAACCTCCCAAGAATCACAAGCGGTACTCTAAAACAAACAAGTACAAGTAAATGCAATGCAGCGGGGGTAAATAACCAAACACGCTAAGAGAAGAAAATAAGTTACAGTGCATAAATACAGtccaagaaaaaaaagataaaaaaaaaccgAATTGAGCTAAGCTTGCCCAATTCAACACATCATTTCACATGGTTGCTCATGGTCATGCATGATAAGTATGTTGACGAATATACAAACAAGCAAAGAAAGTAAGAAAAAATTGTACTAAATGTCAGTCAAAATGCAACGAAACATCACCGGaaatcatcctcttcctcatacTGCATCGGATTCAACCGCTGCACCAATTCCTTCGTCTCCCGCGCAATCTCAAACGCAATAGGCGGGAGCTTGTTTGTGACCTCGCGGAATTGCTCAAAGCTAGGAACATGTTCTCCCTCCGCGGCCGTGTCCATGAGACGACCACGGTGGTAGTCCAAGTTCTGAATGATAGGACCCGAGCGTTCACGGAGGGCAGGGTTCACGTCGGGTTTGTGGATTAGGTGCTCTGTCGACGAGTTGACGTTCGTTACTATCGAGGAGATGGAAGTGATGTGAGTGTTGATGGTGGAGAAGTCTGCTTCGGCGCGGATGCTGGCGACGAGGGATTGGATCGATTGGACGAGTCCTTCTGCTTGGTCTTCGACGTAGAGCTGTTTCAGTTAGCAAAGCACTCAAAACGTGTTTCTCGGAATGCTTACCTTGACTTCCTGAAGTTCATGGTCGTTAGTAGTAGCATAATTGAACCTCGGCTCAGCTATCACTCCATTCGAAACCCCATTCGTCTCATTATCCGACAACGCGATATTCGAATTCGACAGACCACGAGACTGCTCAGACGGAGGACGAATGGCACTGTAAATCGACTCGTTATTGCTGAACCTGCTCTGGCTAGGCGCCACGCTGAAATAACCCGGTGATTTCAGCTGCGACATGCTGATATCCTCTTCGACATCGACATCCTCCAGCTCATCCGCCGGACTGGCCCGGATCTTAACAAGGTGGATAATCTCAATAACAGCCGTCGACAGATGCGAGGCAGCTGCATCCAACAATGACACAGGAGAAAGACCACTCGAGTTGGCAAAGTTCTTCGACgccgtgatgaggttgttggCAGTCGCAGAGACCTTGCGCGTAGCCTTGGTACGCAGCTTGTCTTCTGGAGCCGCTTGCACATCTTGCAGGATGTACCGGACGGAAATGACAACCATCTTGACCTGCTGCATGACCAAGCGGTGCTCGTCATACCGCGCAATCCGCAGCAATTCGTCGATGGAGATCTGGAATTTTGTCACGTGtacatccttgatcaacccGTGCTCCTGCATTAACTCATGGTCCTTGGCCACGGTGCTGCTAACGTCCGGGCGAGAATCCGAGATACCAACAGACGAGGCGCGAAGGTGCCGCAGTTGTGTCTTGGCCTTGGCGTATCGGGTCTTCCATTCCTTGACTTCTTCCTCCAGTCGATGAACGTTGTTGGACAGTTGTTCTTCGCGTTCCCAGTTCGCATGGCTTTGTTCTGACAGTGTTCTCATTTCCATGAGGAATGTCGATGCCTCCCGTCTGACTTCTTCTGTAACTTGTTGCTGTTCCTGCAGTTCGGTCTGTAGCTTTTTATGCCGGGTCTCTAGATCTGCAAACCGAGATTGCAGGTCAGAGTCGCCGGAGCCCTGCCGTGATGCGTCGAGCTGGCTTCGAAGGTCCTTTTCCACGGTGTCCTGTTCCGCGCGGACCTTCTCCAGTTCAAGCTGAAGAGAGCTGTTCAAGTCCTCTGCCTTGGAGATCTTGCTCTCCAGCTCCGACTTCAGTCCATCCCATTCTTGCCGTTCTGTATCGGTGGCCTATGGCAGTTAGTAGATATTCCAACCAATGAGTAAAGAGTACACACCTGAGACTTGTCCTGGCCGTTCTGGTACTTGGCCAATTGCTCATCCTTTATCCGAACTAGCTCCTCCAGCGCCTCTACTTTCTCCTGCAACGTTGAGGCATGCGTCTGAGTATCAGCCAACAACCTTCTCTCCCCATCACCCATTGTCGTAGTGGTACCTCTCCTGCTTAAGACACCCTCCAGCCCAAAAGCATCGCTCCGCGCATCGAAATCATCTTCCGTACCAATtgcatcgtcatcatcctccacCATGGTACTCTTATTCGGCACAATTGTGTTACTCTGGAAGGCTTTCGGCAACGGCGCGGGCTCTCCATTGGGACCCGGCGGCGGACCACCAAGTGACCCCTGGCGCGGAGGAAATCCACCACTCATCGGGCTACCCGGACCACCAGAGGAATAGCCACGTCCCATGCGACTTGGGCCGCGGGACTGCGACCGCCGTGCACCGGGTGGTGGAGGATAGCCATTCGGAGTTCCATATCCATTTGACGGACGGCCGCGGAAACTCGGCGCTGGACTTGCGCGACGGGATTCTCTCTCCGGAAATTGAGGAAACCGACGCTCTAGTTCGCAAAACACATCTGTCGCTAGGTCCCTAAATCTCGTGTGTTGGAGGGACGCCAGTTTCTGTCTGGCCTGATTGCGCTTCTCGTGGAAATCTTCTCGCGGCAGCAGGTAAGGGGGAATATCAGAACGCGGAGGTCTCCCGGGGGACGGCATAGCCTGCTGCCGACGCAGCAACTCATCGTAGACATCGGTACTAAGTTCATGAAACTGAGTCGGCGATAACCTAAGCAACTTATCCCGCGCCTTGTTCGACTTGCTCGACCGATCATCCCGATACGGCCCTTGCAAGAACCTCTTCAGAACCGAATAATGCTGCCCCAGAACCTCCTCCATCTGCTTATATCTCCGACCCCGCTGGTCCCCAAATCCAT from Aspergillus chevalieri M1 DNA, chromosome 2, nearly complete sequence includes:
- the SPA2 gene encoding putative cell polarity protein (COG:S;~EggNog:ENOG410PK5B;~InterPro:IPR039892,IPR013724;~PFAM:PF08518), whose product is MSPVSVDGSDWSGINGYQKSEPPFSPTFSNRSNLATPPTSGVPSGSLGPNGMNGNSSALSNGGSSGRLSDSGNPSPPSSVAGARSSDGFGDQRGRRYKQMEEVLGQHYSVLKRFLQGPYRDDRSSKSNKARDKLLRLSPTQFHELSTDVYDELLRRQQAMPSPGRPPRSDIPPYLLPREDFHEKRNQARQKLASLQHTRFRDLATDVFCELERRFPQFPERESRRASPAPSFRGRPSNGYGTPNGYPPPPGARRSQSRGPSRMGRGYSSGGPGSPMSGGFPPRQGSLGGPPPGPNGEPAPLPKAFQSNTIVPNKSTMVEDDDDAIGTEDDFDARSDAFGLEGVLSRRGTTTTMGDGERRLLADTQTHASTLQEKVEALEELVRIKDEQLAKYQNGQDKSQATDTERQEWDGLKSELESKISKAEDLNSSLQLELEKVRAEQDTVEKDLRSQLDASRQGSGDSDLQSRFADLETRHKKLQTELQEQQQVTEEVRREASTFLMEMRTLSEQSHANWEREEQLSNNVHRLEEEVKEWKTRYAKAKTQLRHLRASSVGISDSRPDVSSTVAKDHELMQEHGLIKDVHVTKFQISIDELLRIARYDEHRLVMQQVKMVVISVRYILQDVQAAPEDKLRTKATRKVSATANNLITASKNFANSSGLSPVSLLDAAASHLSTAVIEIIHLVKIRASPADELEDVDVEEDISMSQLKSPGYFSVAPSQSRFSNNESIYSAIRPPSEQSRGLSNSNIALSDNETNGVSNGVIAEPRFNYATTNDHELQEVKLYVEDQAEGLVQSIQSLVASIRAEADFSTINTHITSISSIVTNVNSSTEHLIHKPDVNPALRERSGPIIQNLDYHRGRLMDTAAEGEHVPSFEQFREVTNKLPPIAFEIARETKELVQRLNPMQYEEEDDFR
- the cyp4 gene encoding peptidyl-prolyl cis-trans isomerase (COG:O;~EggNog:ENOG410PM2G;~InterPro:IPR029000,IPR020892,IPR002130;~PFAM:PF00160;~go_function: GO:0003755 - peptidyl-prolyl cis-trans isomerase activity [Evidence IEA];~go_process: GO:0000413 - protein peptidyl-prolyl isomerization [Evidence IEA];~go_process: GO:0006457 - protein folding [Evidence IEA]); this encodes MFSRGLRSITTITPPCSSSSLRPLSSILNCNQPSFLSLRKFSNSTAAMSADTKAFFDVQYAPVGSSTPKTGRIVFNLFDSVVPKTARNFRELCQAPQGQGYKGSSFHRIIPQFMLQGGDFTRGNGTGGKSIYGEKFADENFQLKHTKPGILSMANAGPNTNGSQFFITTVVTSWLDGKHVVFGEVADEESYKIVKEIEAVGSSTGSVRSAVKPTIVDAGAL